In Synechocystis sp. PCC 6714, the following are encoded in one genomic region:
- a CDS encoding histidine phosphatase family protein translates to MTLNLYFLRHGETTSSQTGTFCGRLDIDLTSHGYQMAHQFAEAYQNVPWTAIFASPLHRTMATATPLSELINLPIQKRDGLKEIAYGQWEGKTPAEVNQQFHDDYVRWLADPGWNAPSGGEKGIDIARRSSEVLEEIEQTFATGNVLVVSHKSTIRIMLCSLLGIDIGRFRDRIGMPVAAVSIVTMSEHGPLIEVMGDRSHLSHDLRDRYGT, encoded by the coding sequence ATGACCCTTAACCTCTATTTTCTCCGCCACGGTGAAACCACCTCCAGTCAAACGGGGACCTTTTGCGGTCGCCTGGACATTGACCTCACCAGCCATGGCTATCAGATGGCCCATCAGTTTGCCGAAGCCTATCAAAATGTGCCTTGGACAGCTATTTTCGCCAGCCCTTTGCACCGAACCATGGCCACTGCTACCCCTTTGAGTGAATTGATTAATCTCCCCATTCAAAAACGCGACGGCCTAAAAGAAATTGCCTATGGGCAATGGGAAGGGAAAACCCCCGCCGAAGTTAATCAACAATTCCACGATGATTATGTGCGGTGGTTGGCGGACCCGGGCTGGAATGCCCCTTCCGGCGGAGAAAAAGGTATTGACATTGCCCGCCGTAGCTCCGAAGTGCTGGAGGAAATTGAACAAACCTTTGCCACGGGAAATGTGTTGGTGGTGTCCCACAAATCCACCATCCGCATTATGCTCTGCAGCTTGCTGGGCATTGACATTGGCCGTTTTCGAGACCGGATTGGCATGCCAGTGGCGGCGGTGAGCATTGTCACCATGTCCGAGCATGGTCCTTTAATCGAAGTGATGGGCGATCGTTCCCATCTCAGCCATGATTTGCGGGATAGATACGGAACCTAA
- a CDS encoding SGNH/GDSL hydrolase family protein, protein MAKSPQNKQWLANTLLVLGSLGFAVVVAEVALRLMGISYPSFYQVNPQRGHSLIPNLSGQWTHEGNGLVRINADGLRDRHYEKEKGADTYRIVVLGDSFSEAIQVNEDQTYWSAIEKNLPSCPGLMGKTVEVINFGVGDYGTAQEYLTLQHHAIEYQPDLVLLQIFTGNDIVNNSRQLSPGDRLAPFWEEVEGQWQMQFDFQETAAYQRRDGTPRRLLYSLINRVRLLQVLNEAKRQWVTQRTLTTQQQGNADIIPALDFDVNLYREPTDPAWEQAWAATESLVTAINQVSREENADFLAVVISNPPQVYPDRQVREKLKQLGAENLFYPDQRLAQLGEKENFAVLTLAETMQQKADAEQTYWHGFDNTIPGVGHWNVQGHELAGKLIGDRLCQMVTEEKK, encoded by the coding sequence ATGGCAAAATCTCCTCAAAATAAACAGTGGTTAGCCAATACCCTACTGGTGTTGGGCAGTTTGGGTTTTGCCGTGGTGGTGGCGGAAGTGGCTCTAAGGTTAATGGGCATTAGTTATCCTAGCTTTTACCAAGTGAATCCCCAGCGGGGCCACAGCTTAATCCCTAACTTATCCGGCCAATGGACCCATGAAGGCAATGGCTTGGTGAGAATTAATGCCGATGGCCTCCGCGATCGCCATTATGAAAAGGAGAAAGGAGCCGATACCTATCGCATTGTGGTGTTGGGGGATTCTTTTTCCGAAGCAATTCAGGTTAACGAAGATCAGACCTATTGGAGCGCCATAGAAAAAAATTTGCCCTCCTGCCCCGGCTTAATGGGAAAAACGGTGGAAGTAATTAATTTTGGCGTGGGGGACTACGGCACTGCCCAGGAATATTTAACCCTCCAGCACCATGCCATTGAATACCAACCAGATTTAGTCTTACTGCAAATTTTCACCGGCAATGACATTGTCAATAATTCTCGCCAACTCAGCCCCGGCGATCGCCTAGCACCATTTTGGGAAGAAGTGGAAGGCCAATGGCAAATGCAGTTTGATTTTCAGGAAACAGCGGCCTATCAAAGGCGGGACGGTACTCCAAGACGATTGCTGTACAGCTTGATTAATCGGGTGCGACTGCTACAAGTACTTAATGAAGCTAAACGACAATGGGTAACCCAACGGACTTTAACCACCCAACAGCAAGGCAATGCTGACATCATTCCCGCCCTAGATTTCGACGTTAATTTATATCGGGAACCCACCGATCCCGCCTGGGAGCAAGCTTGGGCCGCTACGGAATCTTTGGTGACAGCCATCAACCAAGTCAGCCGGGAAGAAAATGCCGATTTTTTAGCGGTGGTTATTAGCAATCCTCCCCAGGTATATCCCGATCGCCAGGTGCGGGAAAAGTTAAAGCAGTTGGGGGCGGAAAATTTGTTTTACCCTGACCAGCGGTTGGCCCAGTTAGGAGAAAAAGAGAACTTTGCTGTGCTGACTTTGGCGGAAACCATGCAACAAAAGGCCGATGCGGAGCAAACCTATTGGCACGGTTTTGATAACACCATCCCCGGAGTGGGTCATTGGAATGTTCAAGGCCATGAACTGGCCGGTAAGTTAATTGGCGATCGCCTTTGCCAAATGGTGACAGAAGAAAAAAAGTAA
- a CDS encoding cysteine desulfurase family protein — protein sequence MERPLYFDNHATTALDPRVLEAMVPYLTEQYGNAGSAHFYGWQAQGAIKQARQVIADTIGARPEEIIFTSGATEANNLAIRGVAEAYFAEGKHLVTVETEHQAVLAPCRYLETLGFEVTYLPVQPNGLVNLTELEKALRPDTILVSVMAANNEIGVIQPLEEIGRLCHRKSIIFHCDGAQALGKIPLDVGRLNIDLLSFTGHKVHGPKGMGGLYRRQNPGVRLAPQLLGGGQEGNFRSGTLPVPLIVGLAQALAIAGETLVSEGDRQRQLRDQLWQGLGKIGGVVLNGDYEQRLPGNLNVSITGVDPKALLTSLQPRLALSSGSACSSHRTEASHVLYALGRDKTAAQASLRFGLSRFTTEAEIDQAIAIVTNTVAQLRADASNQG from the coding sequence ATGGAACGGCCCCTTTACTTCGATAACCATGCCACCACCGCCCTCGATCCTAGGGTGCTAGAAGCCATGGTCCCTTACCTGACGGAGCAGTATGGCAATGCCGGCAGTGCCCATTTTTACGGTTGGCAAGCCCAAGGGGCGATTAAACAAGCTAGGCAAGTAATTGCCGATACCATCGGGGCCCGGCCGGAGGAAATTATTTTCACCAGTGGCGCCACAGAAGCTAATAATTTGGCCATTCGGGGAGTGGCAGAGGCTTACTTTGCCGAAGGGAAACATCTGGTGACGGTGGAAACGGAACATCAAGCGGTGCTGGCCCCCTGTCGTTATTTGGAAACCCTGGGGTTTGAAGTGACCTATTTGCCTGTGCAGCCCAATGGTTTGGTGAATTTAACCGAGTTGGAAAAGGCTCTGCGACCAGATACCATTCTTGTTTCCGTGATGGCGGCGAATAATGAGATTGGTGTGATCCAACCCCTGGAAGAAATTGGCAGGTTATGTCACCGAAAATCGATTATTTTCCATTGCGATGGGGCCCAAGCCCTGGGCAAAATTCCCCTTGATGTGGGGCGATTAAACATTGATCTACTGTCTTTCACCGGGCACAAAGTCCACGGGCCGAAAGGCATGGGGGGATTATATCGTCGTCAAAATCCGGGGGTGAGGTTAGCGCCCCAACTGTTGGGGGGAGGACAAGAAGGTAATTTTCGTTCGGGAACCCTACCCGTGCCACTCATTGTCGGCTTAGCCCAAGCTCTCGCCATTGCGGGGGAAACTTTGGTGTCGGAAGGCGATCGCCAGCGACAACTACGGGATCAACTTTGGCAGGGTCTAGGAAAAATTGGCGGGGTGGTGCTGAATGGGGACTATGAACAAAGGTTACCTGGGAATCTCAATGTCAGTATTACTGGGGTCGATCCCAAGGCTTTGCTGACCAGCCTACAACCTCGATTGGCCCTATCCTCCGGTTCCGCCTGTTCTTCCCATCGCACTGAAGCTTCCCATGTGTTGTATGCCCTTGGCCGGGATAAAACCGCCGCCCAAGCCAGTCTAAGGTTTGGTCTAAGCCGATTTACTACCGAGGCAGAAATTGACCAGGCGATCGCCATTGTGACCAATACGGTGGCCCAGTTGCGGGCCGATGCTTCTAACCAGGGTTAA
- a CDS encoding ComF family protein: MWQSIRSLLFQTPCPLCQKPSQDQFCRDCTGQIFSHCFAPNLPQWQGNFPRFVWGQYEGQLRRALTVMKFEQQPDIGIWLGEQLAQAWLKQPQAKLRIRPQVVPIPLSNRKQAERGFNQAERIAAGFCRLTGYVLRPQALRRVKDTQALFGLGPGDRRRELQSALATGPAFNPHHPWLIVDDIITTGTTALEARRAMEEKGAKVLGIVAIAAPSFSRTMELGQH; the protein is encoded by the coding sequence ATGTGGCAATCAATTCGCTCCCTCCTCTTTCAAACTCCCTGTCCCCTTTGTCAAAAACCCAGCCAGGATCAGTTTTGTCGGGATTGCACTGGACAAATTTTCAGCCATTGTTTTGCCCCTAACCTCCCGCAATGGCAAGGAAATTTTCCCCGCTTTGTTTGGGGCCAGTATGAAGGACAACTGCGGCGGGCCTTGACGGTGATGAAATTTGAGCAACAGCCCGACATTGGCATTTGGCTGGGAGAACAGCTTGCCCAAGCATGGCTTAAACAACCCCAAGCTAAACTTAGAATACGTCCCCAGGTGGTGCCCATTCCCCTCAGTAACCGCAAACAAGCTGAACGGGGATTTAACCAAGCTGAAAGAATTGCCGCTGGTTTTTGCCGCCTGACTGGTTATGTTCTACGCCCCCAAGCATTGCGACGGGTTAAAGATACCCAAGCTCTGTTTGGTCTTGGCCCAGGCGATCGCCGCCGGGAATTACAATCAGCTTTAGCCACGGGGCCAGCGTTTAACCCCCATCACCCTTGGTTAATAGTGGACGACATTATAACTACCGGCACCACCGCCCTAGAAGCCCGACGGGCCATGGAAGAAAAGGGAGCTAAAGTGTTGGGCATCGTGGCGATCGCCGCACCGTCTTTTTCTCGGACTATGGAACTTGGACAGCACTGA
- a CDS encoding L,D-transpeptidase: protein MQKQVSPLTHVALWLGGVSLTATSLVIPTAAQAQSNLNGGSAIPPLKPIPESTFTPPAVPTATPTNPNSQALATHIVLVLGERKVYAYQNDKVLASYPVAVGKKGWETPQGNFQVIQMVENPVWENPWNGKKVAASLDGPIGIRWIGFWSDGKNTIGFHGTPKKHEHFLGTAASHGCVRMRNQDVVALFNMVQNGTPVRVVQKK, encoded by the coding sequence ATGCAGAAACAAGTCTCTCCCCTAACCCATGTCGCCCTTTGGTTGGGTGGTGTTAGTTTGACTGCAACCAGCTTGGTCATTCCCACTGCCGCCCAGGCCCAAAGCAATCTCAATGGAGGTAGTGCCATCCCTCCCCTCAAACCAATTCCGGAGTCCACCTTCACTCCTCCAGCGGTACCAACGGCGACCCCCACTAATCCCAACAGTCAAGCCCTGGCTACCCATATTGTGCTCGTGTTGGGGGAACGGAAGGTTTACGCCTACCAAAATGACAAAGTTTTAGCCAGTTACCCGGTGGCGGTGGGCAAAAAAGGCTGGGAAACGCCCCAAGGCAATTTCCAGGTAATCCAAATGGTGGAAAATCCCGTCTGGGAAAATCCCTGGAATGGCAAAAAAGTTGCCGCTAGCTTGGATGGGCCCATCGGTATCCGTTGGATCGGTTTTTGGAGTGACGGCAAAAATACCATTGGTTTCCATGGCACCCCGAAAAAACATGAACATTTCCTGGGCACAGCGGCTTCCCACGGTTGCGTCAGAATGCGGAATCAAGATGTGGTGGCTTTGTTCAACATGGTACAAAATGGCACCCCAGTACGAGTAGTGCAAAAAAAATAG
- a CDS encoding DUF433 domain-containing protein, with product MVTTLINHIEITPGTWVGKPRIAGHRITVQDIVIWHERMGLSPDEIVHHYPSITLADVYAALSYYHDHLEEIRQGIIDDEIFAEEMRSSTPSLMEAKLGKMHSKLEILVNA from the coding sequence ATGGTGACAACCCTAATCAATCATATTGAGATCACCCCAGGAACCTGGGTCGGAAAACCCCGCATTGCTGGGCACCGGATCACAGTTCAAGACATTGTGATCTGGCATGAACGCATGGGTCTATCTCCCGACGAAATCGTCCATCATTATCCTAGTATTACTTTAGCTGACGTTTATGCAGCCTTGTCTTACTATCACGATCACCTTGAAGAAATTAGGCAAGGAATTATTGATGATGAAATTTTTGCTGAAGAAATGCGATCCAGTACCCCTTCTTTGATGGAAGCAAAGTTAGGAAAAATGCATAGCAAATTAGAGATTCTTGTCAATGCGTAA
- a CDS encoding Uma2 family endonuclease — MPVKIAIAQIKVEPGQRIILDQISWQEFEEILEDLGEHRHSHIAYYKGVLEFRMPLPGHERTKVLISHLLVVLLEELGMEWESLGSTTFKSRPMQAGIEPDDCFYIDNYQAMVGKQRLNLDVDPVPDLAIEVDFTSVTQVSAYEALGIPEIWRYEDGKLEISLLEEGKYVNSFMSKAFPSIPIIEGISLCLKKSQVIPMSTLRREFRQWLQEYI; from the coding sequence ATGCCTGTCAAAATTGCGATCGCCCAAATAAAAGTTGAGCCGGGTCAGCGTATTATTCTCGATCAAATCTCCTGGCAGGAATTTGAGGAAATTTTGGAAGATTTAGGGGAACATCGTCATTCCCATATCGCTTATTACAAGGGAGTTTTAGAATTTCGGATGCCTTTACCTGGCCATGAACGCACTAAAGTTTTGATTTCCCATTTACTTGTGGTTTTACTAGAAGAATTAGGCATGGAATGGGAATCCCTTGGCTCCACTACTTTTAAAAGCAGACCTATGCAAGCAGGTATTGAGCCTGATGATTGTTTTTATATTGACAACTATCAAGCTATGGTGGGCAAACAACGGCTGAATTTAGATGTTGATCCTGTCCCCGATTTGGCGATCGAAGTAGATTTCACTTCTGTTACCCAGGTCAGTGCCTATGAGGCATTGGGTATTCCTGAAATTTGGCGATATGAAGATGGAAAACTGGAAATTAGTTTACTAGAAGAAGGAAAATACGTTAACTCTTTTATGAGCAAAGCTTTTCCCTCTATTCCCATTATTGAAGGAATTTCCCTTTGTTTAAAAAAAAGCCAGGTGATTCCTATGAGTACTTTACGTCGTGAGTTTCGACAGTGGTTACAGGAATATATCTAG
- the bchB gene encoding ferredoxin:protochlorophyllide reductase (ATP-dependent) subunit B, whose protein sequence is MKLAYWMYAGPAHIGTLRIASSFKNVHAIMHAPLGDDYFNVMRSMLEREQNFTPVTTSVVDRQVLSRGSQEKVVDNIVRKDGEEAPDLIVLTPTCTSSILQEDLANFVDRAQMDAHCDVLLADVNHYRYNELQAGDRTLKQIVEFYIKKARKHGNLATEKTAKPSVNLIGFTTLGFHNQHDCTELKRLMTDLGIEVNLVLPEKATVDQLAKIPQAWFNLCPYREIGLMTAGYLQEEFAMPYVDITPMGVVETARCIRKIQEVLNAQGAEVNYENFIQQQTRYVSQAAWFSRSIDCQNLTGKKAVVFGDNTHAAAMTKILAREMGIHVVLAGTYCKYDADWFRAEVAEYCDEVLISEDNGAIADAIARIEPAAIFGTQMERHVGKRLDIPCGVIAAPIHIQNFPLGYKPFFGYEGTNQIADLVYNSFTLGMEDHLLEIFGGHDTKEVITKGISSDSDLGWHSTAQAELNKVPGFVRGKVKRNTEKFARERGLSEITLEVMYAAKEAVGA, encoded by the coding sequence ATGAAATTGGCCTATTGGATGTACGCTGGCCCGGCCCACATTGGTACCCTACGCATCGCCAGTTCCTTTAAAAACGTCCACGCCATTATGCATGCTCCGTTGGGGGACGATTATTTCAACGTCATGCGCTCTATGTTGGAACGGGAGCAGAACTTTACCCCCGTCACCACCAGTGTGGTCGATCGCCAAGTGTTATCGAGGGGTTCCCAGGAAAAAGTGGTGGATAACATTGTCCGCAAAGATGGGGAAGAAGCGCCGGATTTGATTGTGCTGACCCCCACCTGTACCTCCAGCATTTTGCAGGAAGATTTGGCCAATTTCGTTGACCGGGCCCAGATGGATGCCCACTGTGACGTACTTTTGGCGGACGTGAACCATTACCGCTATAACGAATTACAAGCTGGCGATCGTACCCTCAAACAGATTGTGGAGTTTTATATTAAAAAAGCCCGTAAACACGGTAATTTAGCGACGGAAAAAACAGCTAAGCCATCGGTGAATTTAATTGGCTTCACCACCCTGGGTTTCCACAACCAGCACGATTGCACCGAATTAAAACGGCTAATGACGGATCTGGGCATTGAAGTGAACCTGGTTTTGCCGGAAAAAGCCACAGTGGACCAATTGGCTAAAATTCCCCAAGCTTGGTTTAACCTCTGCCCTTACCGGGAAATCGGCCTAATGACAGCGGGGTATTTGCAGGAAGAATTTGCCATGCCCTACGTGGATATTACCCCCATGGGAGTGGTGGAAACGGCCCGTTGCATCCGCAAAATTCAAGAAGTTCTGAACGCCCAAGGTGCAGAAGTCAACTACGAAAATTTCATCCAGCAACAAACCCGGTATGTTTCCCAGGCGGCTTGGTTTTCCCGCTCCATTGATTGCCAAAATTTAACCGGCAAAAAAGCAGTGGTCTTTGGGGATAACACCCATGCGGCCGCTATGACCAAAATTTTGGCTCGGGAAATGGGTATCCACGTTGTCCTGGCGGGTACCTATTGCAAATATGATGCCGATTGGTTCCGAGCTGAAGTGGCTGAGTATTGCGACGAGGTGTTGATCAGTGAAGATAATGGGGCGATCGCCGATGCCATTGCCCGCATTGAGCCGGCGGCCATTTTTGGCACCCAGATGGAACGGCACGTGGGTAAACGGCTGGATATTCCCTGTGGTGTTATTGCGGCCCCCATCCACATCCAAAATTTCCCATTGGGCTATAAACCCTTTTTCGGCTACGAAGGGACGAATCAGATTGCGGATTTGGTCTATAACTCCTTCACCCTGGGCATGGAAGACCATTTGTTGGAAATTTTTGGCGGCCACGACACCAAGGAGGTGATCACCAAGGGTATTTCCAGTGATTCTGATTTAGGTTGGCACAGCACCGCCCAAGCAGAGTTGAATAAAGTGCCAGGGTTTGTGCGGGGTAAAGTCAAACGCAATACGGAAAAATTTGCCCGGGAGCGGGGTCTATCGGAAATTACCTTGGAGGTTATGTACGCCGCCAAGGAAGCAGTGGGTGCTTAA
- a CDS encoding TrkA family potassium uptake protein — protein sequence MYILIGGMGSMGSNLAKNLLKMGHTLATVDIDPIACQYAREKIGVMAFEGSAVNTTVLMEAGIRKAEAVIATLQDDALNLALVTLCKHYGVPQIVVRMSDGDFAEPYRLAGATHIISTTELALNRVINAIEYPQVDAMMHFEQGQIEVLKLSIPPNCTIVGRSVAAIAQDPRFPSGTLIIGYQANAHEDLKIPNGNTLLEDGSTILAVTKPELVRQLINFMGLCQS from the coding sequence ATGTACATTCTCATCGGTGGCATGGGGAGCATGGGCTCTAATTTGGCCAAAAACCTCTTAAAAATGGGTCACACTCTAGCTACGGTGGATATTGATCCCATTGCTTGTCAGTATGCCCGGGAAAAAATTGGGGTGATGGCCTTTGAAGGCAGTGCGGTTAATACGACAGTGTTGATGGAAGCGGGTATACGAAAAGCGGAAGCGGTGATTGCCACTCTCCAAGATGATGCTTTGAATCTAGCTCTAGTTACCCTCTGTAAACATTACGGTGTACCCCAAATTGTTGTCCGCATGAGCGATGGGGATTTTGCTGAACCGTATCGCTTGGCCGGTGCCACCCACATTATCAGCACCACAGAATTGGCCCTTAATCGGGTAATTAATGCCATTGAGTATCCCCAAGTGGATGCCATGATGCACTTTGAACAGGGACAAATTGAAGTGCTCAAACTTTCCATTCCCCCCAATTGCACCATTGTGGGCCGTAGCGTGGCGGCGATCGCCCAGGATCCCCGTTTTCCTTCCGGTACTCTAATTATTGGTTACCAGGCCAATGCCCATGAAGATCTAAAAATTCCCAACGGTAATACGTTGCTGGAGGACGGTTCCACCATTTTGGCAGTGACCAAACCGGAGTTGGTGCGGCAGTTAATCAATTTTATGGGGCTGTGCCAGTCTTGA
- a CDS encoding iron uptake porin, protein MGFVSSLAIAGGLTATLPSYGQNVPPADPFFPVNRYQLGSNNPLKTADQITSVAELRDVQPNDWAFAALQSLVERYGCLVGYPDRTYRGDRPLGRYEFAAGLNACLNTIEQLLQENVSVAQADLDLLKKLAQDFQGELKQLGVRVDNLASRTAFLEDHQFSVTTKLYGQTIVSLDNVFGDRVGGDSNEFQAQFAYRVRFNLETSFTGKDLFRTRLQFSNFFNGVAQTGTNMTRFNYDDNSNNNVEVSHLWYRTPLTDNLTLRLGSVGVGYTDLVDTLTPPTIADDALGIPSRFGEYDPIYRRGGGGAGLNWQITPTVQFSVGYLATNPNDTDPGNGLFNGGYHTLAQLAYQNTDGGIGFTYSRSYFPAGETNLMAGTGSFLAIQPFGDAIATAGNFYTLQGYYRITPHVQIHGWGGFVDAQAQGGGLSNLSNGVGGTTLQSVSWNRSAIWYGLVGISFPDVGGEGNLPGIALGIPPTVTASNLSGAVGQTTPYHLEAFYRIQINDNISITPGFWVVLNPEANSNNATQYVGHIRTSFLF, encoded by the coding sequence ATGGGCTTTGTTTCTAGTTTGGCGATCGCCGGTGGACTAACAGCGACATTACCCAGCTATGGCCAAAACGTTCCCCCAGCTGATCCCTTTTTCCCAGTTAACCGTTACCAGTTGGGCAGTAATAATCCCCTAAAAACAGCGGATCAGATCACTTCAGTGGCAGAATTGCGGGATGTGCAACCCAATGATTGGGCCTTTGCCGCTCTGCAGAGTTTGGTGGAACGTTACGGTTGTCTCGTTGGTTATCCAGACCGCACCTACCGAGGCGATCGCCCTCTGGGTCGTTACGAATTTGCGGCGGGATTAAATGCTTGTTTAAACACCATTGAGCAACTATTGCAAGAAAATGTCTCCGTTGCCCAGGCAGATTTAGACCTGCTGAAAAAATTAGCCCAGGATTTCCAAGGAGAGCTCAAGCAACTGGGGGTTAGGGTTGATAATTTAGCCAGCCGCACCGCTTTTTTGGAAGACCATCAATTTTCCGTTACTACAAAACTTTATGGTCAAACCATTGTTTCTTTGGATAATGTCTTTGGCGATCGGGTGGGGGGTGACAGCAATGAATTTCAAGCCCAGTTCGCCTATCGAGTCCGGTTTAATTTAGAAACCAGTTTTACCGGCAAGGATCTGTTCAGAACTCGTTTGCAATTCTCCAATTTCTTCAACGGAGTGGCACAAACTGGCACCAATATGACTCGCTTCAATTATGATGACAATTCCAACAACAATGTGGAGGTGAGCCATCTTTGGTACCGTACTCCCCTAACGGATAATTTGACTCTACGCCTGGGTTCTGTAGGGGTCGGCTACACAGATTTGGTGGATACGTTAACTCCTCCTACCATTGCTGATGATGCCCTAGGTATTCCCTCCCGCTTTGGGGAGTATGACCCCATTTATCGCCGGGGTGGGGGAGGAGCAGGCCTAAATTGGCAAATAACTCCCACAGTGCAATTTAGTGTAGGCTACCTAGCCACCAATCCCAACGATACTGACCCAGGTAACGGCCTTTTTAATGGGGGCTATCATACCCTGGCCCAATTGGCTTATCAAAACACCGACGGAGGCATTGGCTTCACCTATTCCCGCTCCTATTTTCCCGCTGGCGAGACAAATTTAATGGCGGGCACCGGCAGTTTCCTCGCCATTCAACCCTTCGGAGATGCGATCGCCACGGCGGGGAATTTTTACACTTTGCAGGGTTACTATCGCATCACGCCCCATGTGCAAATCCATGGCTGGGGAGGTTTTGTGGATGCCCAAGCCCAGGGGGGAGGATTGAGCAATTTGTCCAATGGAGTCGGGGGAACCACTTTGCAGTCAGTTTCCTGGAACCGTTCGGCCATTTGGTATGGCTTGGTGGGTATTAGTTTCCCGGATGTGGGAGGGGAAGGTAATTTACCGGGCATTGCCCTGGGTATTCCCCCCACTGTCACCGCTAGTAACTTATCCGGAGCAGTAGGACAAACCACCCCCTACCATTTGGAAGCATTTTACCGCATTCAAATCAATGACAATATTTCCATCACCCCCGGATTTTGGGTCGTGCTTAATCCTGAGGCCAACAGCAATAACGCCACCCAATATGTGGGCCATATACGCACCAGCTTTTTGTTCTGA
- a CDS encoding sugar porter family MFS transporter, translating into MNPSSSPSQSTANVKFVLLISGVAALGGFLFGFDTAVINGAVAALQKHFQTDSLLTGLSVSLALLGSALGAFGAGLIADRHGRVKTMILAAVLFTLSSIGSGLPFTIWDFIFWRVLGGIGVGAASVIAPAYIAEVSPAHLRGRLGSLQQLAIVSGIFIALLSNWFIALMAGGSAQNPWLFGAAAWRWMFWTELIPALLYGVCAFLIPESPRYLVALGQEEKAAVILHKVEGGDVAGRIEEIRQTVSLDHKPRFSDLLSRRGGLLPIVWIGMGLSALQQFVGINVIFYYSSVLWRSVGFTEEKSLLITVITGFINILTTLVAIAFVDKFGRKPLLLMGSIGMTITLGILSVVFGGATVVNGQPTLTGAAGVIALVTANLYVFSFGFSWGPIVWVLLGEIFNNKIRAAALSVAAGVQWIANFIISTTFPPLLDTVGLGPAYGLYATSAAISIFFVWFFVKETKGKTLEQM; encoded by the coding sequence ATGAATCCCTCCTCTTCCCCTTCCCAATCTACGGCTAACGTTAAGTTTGTCCTCCTGATTTCGGGGGTGGCGGCCCTGGGGGGATTCCTGTTTGGCTTTGACACCGCAGTGATTAATGGCGCTGTGGCAGCGCTACAAAAACATTTTCAGACTGACAGTCTTTTAACGGGTTTATCGGTGTCCCTGGCTCTTCTAGGGTCAGCGCTGGGGGCCTTTGGGGCGGGCCTGATCGCCGATCGCCATGGGCGGGTCAAAACAATGATCTTAGCGGCGGTACTATTTACCCTCAGTTCCATTGGATCGGGTTTACCTTTCACCATTTGGGATTTTATTTTCTGGCGGGTGTTGGGGGGTATTGGGGTGGGGGCCGCCAGCGTTATTGCCCCAGCCTACATTGCTGAAGTGTCTCCGGCCCATCTGCGGGGGCGTTTAGGTTCCTTGCAACAATTGGCCATTGTCTCCGGCATTTTCATCGCCCTGTTGAGTAATTGGTTTATTGCTTTGATGGCGGGGGGATCGGCGCAAAATCCCTGGCTATTCGGTGCGGCGGCCTGGCGCTGGATGTTCTGGACAGAGTTAATTCCCGCCCTGCTCTATGGTGTTTGCGCTTTCCTGATTCCCGAATCTCCCCGGTATTTGGTGGCTTTGGGTCAGGAAGAAAAGGCGGCGGTCATTTTGCATAAAGTGGAGGGGGGAGACGTGGCCGGTCGCATAGAAGAAATTCGACAGACAGTCAGCTTAGACCATAAACCCCGGTTTAGTGATCTGCTCAGCCGTCGGGGAGGGCTATTACCCATTGTCTGGATTGGCATGGGGCTATCGGCATTACAACAGTTTGTTGGCATTAACGTAATTTTTTATTACAGCAGTGTGCTCTGGCGATCGGTAGGTTTTACCGAAGAAAAATCCCTATTGATCACTGTGATCACCGGTTTTATCAATATCCTCACCACCCTAGTGGCGATCGCTTTTGTGGATAAATTTGGCCGCAAGCCGTTGTTGCTCATGGGGTCCATTGGTATGACCATCACCCTGGGCATCCTTTCTGTGGTGTTTGGAGGGGCGACGGTGGTTAATGGGCAACCCACTTTGACCGGGGCAGCGGGGGTGATTGCTTTGGTTACGGCTAATCTTTATGTATTTAGTTTTGGCTTTTCCTGGGGCCCCATTGTTTGGGTGTTGTTAGGGGAAATTTTTAATAACAAAATCCGGGCGGCGGCCCTATCAGTGGCGGCGGGGGTACAGTGGATTGCTAATTTTATTATTTCCACCACCTTTCCGCCCCTATTGGACACGGTGGGTTTAGGGCCCGCCTATGGCCTTTACGCTACGTCGGCGGCTATTTCCATTTTCTTTGTTTGGTTTTTTGTTAAAGAAACTAAGGGCAAAACTTTGGAGCAAATGTAA